One window from the genome of Cryptomeria japonica chromosome 6, Sugi_1.0, whole genome shotgun sequence encodes:
- the LOC131876506 gene encoding uncharacterized protein LOC131876506: MSEFRQWWVGFDAGPVGGGIDGAAGRIIGVVDVATGSIGVVDVVVVTDGIINVVDVVTATDGIIVVVGAIVGIIVVVGVAGATTAIFSLVGAIGTTAGSIGVVGATVKVIVAVGVVGVIDVDNGIVGIVGTAGVIDVVDLMISFVGVDGVVGAADIIKDVLLGVTI; this comes from the exons atgagtgaattTCGTCAATGGTGGGTTGGATTTGATGCAGGGCCTGTGGGAG GTGGGATTGATGGTGCTGCTGGTAGGAttattggtgttgtggatgttgcTACTGGGAGtattggtgttgttgatgttgttgttgttaccGATGGAATTAtcaatgttgttgatgttgtcactGCTACAGATGGGATTATTGTTGTTGTGGGTGCTATTGTTGGGATTATTGTTGTTGTGGGTGTTGCTGGTGCTACTACTGCTATTTTCAGTTTGGTAGGTGCGATTGGTACAACTGCTGGGAGTATTGGTGTTGTTGGTGCTACTGTCAAGGTTATTGTTGCGGTGGGTGTTGTTGGTGTGATTGATGTCGATAATGGGATCGTCGGCATTGTTGGTACTGCTGGGGTGattgatgttgttgatttgatgattAGTTTTGTTGGTGTAGATGGTGTTGTTGGTGCCGCAGATATAATCAAGGATGTCCTCCTTGGAGTAACTATTTGA